A single genomic interval of Coccidioides posadasii str. Silveira chromosome 1, complete sequence harbors:
- a CDS encoding uncharacterized protein (antiSMASH:Cluster_1.1~EggNog:ENOG410PIW7~COG:S~BUSCO:12528at33183) has translation MDARNQEYHRNTLHLPRILCLHGGGTNARIFKSQCRVVSRMLEPYFRFAYAEAPFDSMPGPDVVSVYADYGPFKRWLPEHDEVEDRAGIEAINNSIKTAMIEDDRSGATGPWVGLLGFSQGAKLAASLIFRQQVRAEKLGRAKAGSDWKFAVLMAGRAPIVSLDPDVFRSSLLSNLSQTGLSGPPELGDIMGEEHVLKLPTIHVHGLADPGLHLHRELLENYCSVDSARVVEWNGAHRVPLKSADVNPLIEEILNLAKEIGAL, from the coding sequence ATGGACGCAAGGAACCAGGAATACCACAGGAATACCCTCCACCTCCCACGTATTCTCTGCTTACACGGTGGCGGGACCAACGCACGCATTTTCAAGTCGCAATGCCGTGTGGTCTCGCGCATGCTAGAGCCATACTTCCGATTTGCCTATGCTGAAGCGCCGTTCGATTCAATGCCGGGGCCGGACGTCGTCTCGGTTTACGCTGACTATGGCCCGTTCAAGCGATGGCTCCCGGAGCACGATGAGGTCGAGGATAGAGCGGGAATTGAAGCTATCAACAACTCGATAAAGACCGCCATGATAGAGGACGATAGATCGGGTGCAACGGGTCCATGGGTGGGATTGCTGGGTTTCAGTCAAGGCGCGAAGCTGGCTGCAAGCTTGATTTTCCGACAACAAGTCCGAGCCGAGAAACTGGGGCGGGCGAAAGCTGGGTCTGACTGGAAGTTCGCTGTGCTGATGGCCGGACGAGCACCGATAGTGTCCCTTGATCCGGATGTTTTCAGGTCTTCTTTGTTGAGCAACCTGTCACAGACTGGTTTGTCGGGGCCTCCGGAGTTGGGGGATATCATGGGAGAGGAACACGTCCTCAAACTACCCACCATACATGTCCATGGGTTGGCAGATCCAGGTCTTCATTTACACCGTGAGCTCCTCGAGAACTACTGCAGCGTCGACAGCGCCCGGGTTGTGGAGTGGAATGGCGCGCATCGGGTGCCGCTAAAAAGTGCCGATGTGAATCCTCTCATTGAGGAGATTTTGAACCTAGCAAAGGAGATTGGGGCGTTATGA